Proteins from a genomic interval of Mycolicibacterium grossiae:
- a CDS encoding NAD-dependent epimerase/dehydratase family protein, which yields MLDGQKILVTGATGKIAFPIARALAGRHEVWGAARLRDPADRARLEDAGIRPLPLDLADGDLSGVPADVDYVFHAAVDPGLDDWTRCVETNAQRSGDLLYHCRAAKGFVLCSTGSVYGYQGRRPLAESDPPGVPLRSNYSFSKVAAEAVCTWIANRFGVPLSIIRICSTYGPEGGAPADRLEAILARRPIRLHPDRPNNYHPIYEDDYVAFGIRAMEIASTPPEVVNWAGSETVSVEEYCAYLGELVGIEPIFEYTDTAHTPLWPDVTHMHEVLGRTAVPWREGFRRMVAARHPELVGGQR from the coding sequence ATGCTCGACGGCCAGAAGATCCTCGTCACCGGCGCGACCGGCAAGATCGCCTTTCCGATCGCCCGTGCGCTGGCGGGTCGCCACGAGGTGTGGGGGGCGGCGCGGTTGCGCGACCCCGCGGACCGCGCACGGCTCGAGGACGCCGGAATCCGTCCGCTGCCACTCGATCTCGCCGACGGCGACCTGTCCGGCGTGCCCGCCGACGTCGATTACGTCTTCCACGCCGCGGTCGATCCGGGGCTCGACGACTGGACGCGGTGCGTCGAGACCAACGCCCAGCGATCCGGAGACCTGCTGTACCACTGCCGCGCGGCGAAGGGCTTCGTGCTGTGCAGCACCGGTTCGGTCTACGGCTACCAGGGAAGGCGCCCGCTGGCCGAGTCGGATCCACCCGGCGTCCCGCTGCGCTCCAACTACAGCTTCTCGAAGGTCGCCGCCGAAGCGGTGTGCACCTGGATCGCCAACCGCTTCGGCGTGCCGCTGAGCATCATTCGCATCTGCTCGACCTACGGCCCCGAGGGCGGCGCGCCCGCCGACCGGCTCGAGGCGATCCTCGCCCGCCGCCCGATCCGGCTGCATCCCGATCGACCGAACAACTACCACCCGATCTACGAGGACGACTACGTCGCGTTCGGCATCCGCGCCATGGAGATCGCGAGCACGCCGCCCGAGGTCGTCAACTGGGCAGGCAGCGAAACCGTGAGCGTCGAGGAGTACTGCGCCTATCTCGGCGAACTCGTCGGCATCGAGCCGATCTTCGAGTACACCGACACCGCGCACACCCCGCTGTGGCCGGACGTCACCCACATGCACGAGGTCCTGGGCCGCACCGCCGTGCCCTGGCGCGAGGGGTTCCGCCGGATGGTGGCGGCCCGGCATCCCGAACTCGTCGGCGGGCAGCGATGA
- a CDS encoding emopamil-binding protein, with product MTTVRNPEPTAARPWAPHRARIYLGTAVFTFAVFLFMTIGVATGLVEPTFTADVVANLLFGIPVLLLPLVILWDAPGERRTKLDKASELTLFYLPYTAGSQIGYELVFLVGHPLGLWAPTDDPGWKWLWWQYALADTRYVSGNPWIFALEVVGVLTGVTVFVAWSRLITPELPLESRIRCLWVAFAGVAVLMSSTAVYFLAEVGAGFANIGQGAFGLWFKFIGENVPFIVLPPLVLYATHLQIDHLTRRAGPRQDDVTTA from the coding sequence ATGACGACCGTCCGCAATCCCGAACCCACCGCGGCCCGGCCGTGGGCGCCGCACCGCGCCCGCATCTACTTGGGCACGGCGGTGTTCACGTTCGCGGTGTTCCTGTTCATGACCATCGGCGTGGCCACCGGTCTGGTGGAGCCGACGTTCACCGCCGACGTCGTGGCCAACCTGCTGTTCGGCATCCCGGTCCTGTTGCTCCCGCTGGTGATCCTCTGGGACGCGCCGGGTGAGCGGCGGACGAAGCTGGACAAGGCATCCGAGCTGACGCTGTTCTACCTGCCCTACACGGCCGGCAGCCAGATCGGCTACGAACTCGTGTTCCTCGTCGGCCACCCGCTGGGCCTGTGGGCGCCCACCGACGACCCGGGCTGGAAGTGGTTGTGGTGGCAGTACGCACTCGCCGACACCCGCTACGTCAGCGGCAATCCGTGGATCTTCGCCCTCGAGGTGGTCGGCGTGCTGACCGGCGTGACGGTCTTCGTCGCGTGGTCGCGGCTCATCACACCCGAACTGCCGCTGGAGTCCCGCATCCGGTGCCTCTGGGTGGCGTTCGCCGGCGTCGCGGTGTTGATGAGCAGCACCGCGGTCTACTTCCTCGCCGAGGTCGGCGCCGGCTTCGCCAACATCGGCCAGGGCGCGTTCGGCTTGTGGTTCAAGTTCATCGGCGAGAACGTCCCGTTCATCGTGCTTCCGCCCCTGGTGCTCTACGCCACCCACCTGCAGATCGATCACCTCACCCGCCGCGCCGGTCCACGCCAGGACGACGTCACGACGGCGTGA
- a CDS encoding TIGR03564 family F420-dependent LLM class oxidoreductase, with protein sequence MRIGMMVGSDRERPRRDRLAGLLADGADAEAAGFASFWFPQVPGYLDAMTALALLGAATSRIELGTAVVPVQTRHPVILAQQALTTALACGGRFALGLGVSHDWIIDGQLGLSYERPVRQLSDHLDVVLAALAGPGPIEVRNDHVRVRATVDVADATGIPVLLAALGPTMLRIAGERADGTILWMADERAIAEHVVPRITAAAAGRPRPRVVAGIPVALCRPGEVADARAMASDVLGHAHHSPNYVRLLEHGDAEDVGDTMAAGDESAVLARLRAYRDAGVTDLAARIIPVGTDPAARDASRRRTRDFLASLAAS encoded by the coding sequence GTGCGCATCGGCATGATGGTCGGCTCCGACCGCGAGCGACCCCGCCGAGACCGGCTGGCCGGCCTGCTCGCCGACGGCGCCGACGCCGAGGCCGCCGGCTTCGCGTCGTTCTGGTTCCCGCAGGTTCCCGGCTACCTGGACGCGATGACGGCGCTGGCGCTGCTCGGAGCGGCGACGTCGCGCATCGAACTCGGCACGGCCGTGGTCCCGGTCCAGACCCGGCATCCGGTCATCCTGGCGCAGCAGGCGCTCACCACGGCGCTGGCCTGCGGCGGCCGCTTCGCCCTCGGACTCGGCGTGTCTCACGACTGGATCATCGACGGCCAGCTCGGGTTGTCGTACGAACGACCCGTTCGCCAGTTGTCCGATCACCTCGACGTGGTGCTGGCGGCCCTGGCCGGCCCGGGGCCGATCGAGGTGCGCAACGACCACGTCCGCGTGCGGGCGACCGTGGACGTCGCGGACGCGACCGGGATACCGGTCCTGCTGGCCGCGCTGGGCCCCACGATGCTGCGGATCGCCGGCGAACGCGCCGACGGCACGATCTTGTGGATGGCCGACGAGCGCGCGATCGCCGAGCACGTCGTCCCGAGGATCACCGCCGCCGCTGCCGGGCGGCCGCGGCCCCGCGTCGTCGCCGGCATCCCCGTCGCGCTGTGCCGGCCCGGGGAGGTGGCCGACGCGCGCGCCATGGCGAGCGACGTCCTCGGCCATGCGCACCATTCCCCCAACTACGTCCGGCTCCTCGAGCACGGCGACGCCGAGGACGTCGGCGACACGATGGCCGCGGGTGACGAATCGGCCGTGCTGGCCCGGCTACGGGCCTACCGCGACGCCGGCGTCACCGACCTCGCCGCTCGGATCATCCCGGTCGGCACGGACCCCGCGGCGCGGGACGCATCGCGCCGTCGAACACGGGACTTCCTGGCCTCGCTGGCAGCGTCGTAA
- a CDS encoding pyruvate carboxylase has product MISKVLVANRGEIAIRAFRAAYELGIGTVAVYAYEDRNSVHRSKADESYQIGEVGHPVRAYLSVDEIVRTALAAGADAVYPGYGFGSENPALAAACAAAGLVFVGPSAEVLELTGNKSRAIAAARAAGLPVLASSRPSADVADLLAAAESMTFPLFVKAVAGGGGRGMRRVATPDALRAAVEAASREAESAFGDPTVFLEQAVVDPRHIEVQILADGHGEVIHLYERDCSVQRRHQKVIELAPAPHLDPRLRERICADAVAFARQIDYTCAGTVEFLLDERGHHVFIEMNPRIQVEHTVTEEITDVDLVSAQLRIAAGESLADLGLSQDAVRVHGAALQCRITTEDPANGFRPDTGRITAYRSPGGAGIRLDGGTHLGADVSAHFDSMLVKLICRGTDFATAIRRARRALAEFRIRGVSTNIAFLGAVLDDPDFVSGRVTTSFIDDRPALLTARSSADRGTKMLAYLADVTVNKPHGDRPSAVYPHDKLPDVDLTAAPPAGTKQLLADLGPDGFAHWLKESPGVKVTDTTFRDAHQSLLATRLRSTGLLRVAPYVARLTPQLLSVECWGGATYDVALRFLKEDPWERLAAVREAVPNICLQMLLRGRNTVGYTPYPDSVTSAFVDEATGTGVDVFRIFDALNDVASMRPAIDAVRATGTAVAEVAMCYSGDLSDPAERLYTLDYYLGLAERIVAAGAHVLAIKDMAGLLRPPAADTLVSALVSRFDLPVHVHTHDTPGGQLATYLAAWQAGASAVDGAAAPLAGTTSQPALSAIVAATAHGRHDTGLDLDAVCALEPYWEALRKVYAPFDVAGSGPAAPTGRVYTHEIPGGQLSNLRQQAIALGLGDRFETIEANYADADRVLGRPVKVTPSSKVVGDLALALVGAGVSADEFAADPARVDVPDSVIGFLRGELGDPPGGWPEPLRSRALAGRGPARPVRELTFDEETALAQPGPKRQAMLNRLLFPGPTEEFEQHRDTYGDTSRLSANQFLYGLRQGEEHRVELEKGVELLIGLEAISDADERGMRTVMCVMNGQLRPVVVRDRTIASTVPTAERADRGNPGHVAAPFAGVVTLTVGEGDAVDEGQTVATIEAMKMEAAITAARAGTVRRIAVAVTAQVEGGDLLAVIE; this is encoded by the coding sequence GTGATCTCGAAGGTCCTCGTCGCCAATCGCGGCGAGATCGCAATCCGGGCGTTCCGCGCCGCCTACGAACTCGGCATCGGCACCGTCGCGGTGTATGCCTACGAGGACCGCAACTCCGTGCACCGATCGAAGGCCGACGAGTCGTATCAGATCGGCGAGGTCGGCCATCCGGTGCGGGCGTACCTGTCGGTCGACGAGATCGTTCGGACCGCGCTGGCGGCCGGCGCGGACGCCGTGTATCCCGGATACGGCTTCGGTTCGGAGAACCCGGCATTGGCAGCCGCGTGCGCCGCAGCCGGGCTGGTGTTCGTCGGGCCGTCTGCCGAAGTGCTGGAGCTGACCGGGAACAAGTCGCGGGCGATCGCGGCCGCCCGGGCGGCGGGCCTACCGGTGCTGGCGTCGTCTCGGCCCTCGGCGGACGTGGCCGACCTGCTCGCGGCCGCCGAGTCGATGACGTTCCCGCTCTTCGTCAAGGCCGTCGCCGGCGGTGGGGGTCGGGGCATGCGCCGGGTCGCGACACCCGACGCGCTGCGCGCGGCCGTCGAGGCGGCGTCCCGGGAGGCCGAGTCGGCCTTCGGTGACCCGACGGTGTTCCTCGAACAGGCGGTGGTCGACCCACGGCACATCGAGGTGCAGATCCTCGCCGACGGCCACGGTGAGGTGATCCACCTCTACGAACGCGACTGCTCGGTGCAGCGCCGCCACCAGAAGGTGATCGAACTCGCCCCCGCACCCCACCTCGATCCACGCCTGCGGGAACGCATCTGCGCCGACGCGGTGGCGTTCGCCCGCCAGATCGACTACACCTGCGCGGGCACGGTGGAGTTCCTGCTCGACGAGCGGGGCCACCACGTCTTCATCGAGATGAATCCGCGCATCCAGGTCGAGCACACGGTGACCGAGGAGATCACCGACGTGGATCTGGTGTCGGCGCAACTGCGGATCGCCGCGGGGGAGTCGCTGGCCGACCTGGGCCTGTCCCAAGACGCCGTGCGCGTCCACGGCGCGGCGCTGCAGTGCCGGATCACCACCGAGGATCCCGCCAATGGGTTCCGCCCGGACACCGGCCGCATCACGGCCTACCGGTCGCCCGGCGGTGCGGGCATTCGCCTGGACGGCGGCACCCACCTCGGGGCGGACGTCAGCGCCCACTTCGACTCGATGCTCGTCAAACTGATTTGCCGCGGAACCGATTTCGCCACCGCGATCCGGCGGGCGCGGCGCGCGCTGGCCGAGTTCCGCATTCGCGGGGTCTCGACGAACATCGCCTTCCTCGGCGCGGTGCTCGACGACCCGGACTTCGTGTCGGGACGGGTCACGACGTCGTTCATCGACGACCGTCCCGCACTGCTCACCGCCCGGTCGAGCGCCGACCGCGGTACCAAGATGCTCGCGTATCTCGCCGACGTCACGGTGAACAAGCCGCACGGCGACCGGCCGTCGGCGGTATATCCGCACGACAAGCTGCCCGACGTGGACCTGACCGCCGCGCCGCCCGCCGGCACCAAGCAGCTCCTCGCCGACCTCGGCCCGGACGGATTCGCGCATTGGCTCAAGGAGTCTCCCGGCGTCAAGGTCACCGACACCACGTTCCGCGATGCCCATCAGTCCCTGCTCGCGACGCGCCTCCGCAGCACCGGCCTGTTGCGGGTCGCCCCGTACGTCGCGCGGTTGACGCCGCAGCTGCTGTCGGTCGAGTGCTGGGGCGGCGCCACCTACGACGTGGCCCTGCGATTCCTCAAGGAGGATCCGTGGGAGCGGTTGGCGGCCGTGCGGGAAGCGGTGCCCAACATCTGTCTGCAGATGCTGCTGCGCGGCCGCAACACCGTCGGCTACACGCCGTATCCCGACTCAGTGACTTCGGCGTTCGTCGACGAGGCCACCGGGACCGGCGTCGACGTCTTCCGGATCTTCGATGCCCTGAACGACGTCGCGTCGATGAGGCCCGCGATCGACGCGGTGCGCGCCACCGGGACCGCGGTCGCCGAAGTGGCCATGTGCTATTCGGGCGACCTGTCCGATCCGGCCGAGCGGCTCTACACACTGGACTACTACCTGGGCCTGGCCGAGCGGATCGTGGCGGCCGGCGCCCACGTGCTCGCCATCAAGGACATGGCGGGACTGCTGCGGCCGCCCGCGGCGGACACCCTGGTCTCGGCGCTGGTGTCGCGGTTCGACCTGCCCGTGCACGTGCACACCCACGACACCCCGGGCGGCCAGCTCGCCACCTATCTGGCGGCCTGGCAGGCCGGCGCCTCCGCGGTGGACGGGGCAGCCGCGCCGTTGGCCGGGACGACGAGTCAGCCGGCGCTGAGCGCCATCGTCGCCGCGACGGCGCACGGCCGTCACGACACCGGCCTCGACCTGGACGCGGTCTGCGCACTCGAGCCCTATTGGGAGGCGCTGCGCAAGGTCTATGCGCCCTTCGACGTCGCGGGCTCGGGTCCCGCTGCGCCCACGGGACGCGTCTACACCCACGAGATCCCCGGCGGGCAGCTGTCGAACCTGCGTCAGCAGGCCATTGCGCTGGGCCTGGGCGATCGCTTCGAGACCATCGAAGCCAACTACGCGGATGCCGACCGGGTGCTGGGCCGCCCGGTGAAGGTGACCCCGTCGAGCAAGGTCGTCGGCGATCTCGCGTTGGCCCTCGTCGGTGCGGGGGTGTCGGCCGACGAGTTCGCGGCCGACCCCGCGCGCGTCGACGTCCCCGACAGCGTCATCGGTTTCCTGCGCGGCGAACTCGGCGACCCACCGGGCGGCTGGCCGGAACCGTTGCGCAGCAGAGCCTTGGCCGGCCGCGGCCCGGCCCGGCCGGTGCGGGAGCTGACGTTCGACGAGGAGACGGCCCTCGCGCAGCCGGGGCCGAAGCGGCAAGCGATGCTGAACCGGCTGTTGTTCCCAGGACCGACCGAGGAGTTCGAGCAGCATCGCGACACCTACGGCGACACGTCGCGGCTGAGCGCCAACCAGTTCCTCTACGGCTTGCGCCAGGGCGAGGAGCACCGCGTGGAACTCGAAAAGGGCGTCGAGCTGCTCATCGGCCTGGAGGCCATCTCCGATGCCGACGAGCGGGGCATGCGCACGGTCATGTGCGTCATGAACGGTCAGCTGCGGCCCGTCGTGGTCCGCGACCGCACCATCGCCTCGACGGTGCCGACCGCCGAGCGGGCCGACCGCGGCAACCCCGGCCACGTCGCCGCCCCGTTCGCCGGGGTCGTCACCCTCACCGTCGGCGAGGGCGACGCGGTGGACGAGGGGCAGACCGTCGCCACCATCGAGGCCATGAAGATGGAAGCCGCCATCACCGCCGCCCGCGCCGGCACGGTGCGTCGCATCGCGGTCGCGGTGACCGCGCAGGTGGAGGGCGGTGACCTGCTCGCGGTGATCGAGTGA
- a CDS encoding dihydroxy-acid dehydratase translates to MTPPPGGLRSAKWFAGRNVPGFVHRSAMRASGFSRMAFEGRPIVGIANSWSEVVNCNMHFRGLADSVRRGVLAAGGFPLEFPTIALGEQLMKPTTMLFRNLMAMDVEESIRAYPFDAVVLLGGCDKTVPAQLMGAASADVPAIALTGGPASPAVFNGRQLGVGTDLWEYIDDVRAGRMSMAEYERLEAAAGPSRGHCPEMGTASTMATIVEGLGMTLPGTAAVPAMDSRRLQVAEEVGARAVGLATEGLRPSRILTAEAFDNAITLMLAVGGSTNAIVHLLAIAGRAGVPLTLDRFHELSSRTPLVVNVRPAGEHLVEQVFHAGGIPAVMKSVETLLHTDALTVTGKTVADNLPAQPAADTSVIASPAEPFQPPRGLAVVRGNLAPGGAVLKCAAASPELLVHQGPAVVFENMRDMLARFDDPDLDVTADSVLVLRSAGPRGGPGMPEWGQLPIPSKLLRQGVTDMVRISDARMSGTAYGTCVLHVSPESAAGGPLALVRDGDVISLDAHAGLLEVLVTDEELASRREALVLPPPRHSRGYAAMYVDRVLQADRGCDFDFLVGRSEHPESEPDAIFDGWVGGW, encoded by the coding sequence GTGACCCCGCCACCGGGCGGCCTGCGCAGCGCCAAGTGGTTCGCGGGCCGCAACGTCCCCGGCTTCGTCCACCGCTCCGCGATGCGGGCGTCGGGCTTCTCCCGGATGGCGTTCGAGGGCAGGCCGATCGTCGGAATCGCCAACTCCTGGTCGGAAGTCGTGAACTGCAACATGCACTTCCGCGGCCTGGCCGACTCGGTCCGCCGCGGCGTCCTGGCCGCCGGCGGCTTCCCACTGGAGTTCCCGACCATCGCGCTGGGCGAACAGCTGATGAAGCCGACGACGATGCTGTTCCGCAACCTGATGGCGATGGACGTGGAGGAGTCCATCCGGGCCTATCCGTTCGACGCGGTCGTCCTGCTGGGCGGATGCGACAAGACGGTGCCCGCGCAGCTCATGGGGGCGGCGAGCGCCGACGTGCCCGCCATCGCGCTCACCGGTGGCCCCGCGTCGCCGGCGGTGTTCAACGGCAGGCAACTCGGGGTGGGTACCGATCTGTGGGAGTACATCGACGACGTGCGGGCCGGCCGGATGTCGATGGCCGAGTACGAGCGGTTGGAGGCGGCGGCGGGCCCGTCGCGCGGACACTGCCCGGAGATGGGCACGGCGTCGACGATGGCCACGATCGTCGAAGGACTCGGCATGACGCTGCCGGGTACCGCGGCGGTGCCGGCGATGGACTCCCGTCGCCTGCAGGTGGCCGAGGAGGTGGGCGCCCGGGCCGTCGGGCTGGCCACCGAGGGACTGCGACCGTCCCGGATCCTCACCGCCGAGGCGTTCGACAACGCGATCACGCTGATGCTGGCGGTGGGTGGGTCGACCAACGCGATCGTGCATCTGCTCGCGATCGCCGGACGCGCCGGAGTACCGCTGACCCTCGACCGATTCCACGAATTGTCCTCGCGCACGCCGCTGGTCGTGAACGTGCGGCCCGCCGGTGAGCACCTCGTCGAGCAGGTGTTCCACGCCGGGGGCATTCCGGCGGTGATGAAGTCGGTGGAGACGCTGCTGCACACCGATGCCCTCACCGTGACCGGCAAGACCGTCGCCGACAACCTGCCCGCCCAGCCTGCCGCCGACACCTCGGTCATCGCGTCGCCGGCCGAGCCCTTCCAACCCCCCCGGGGGCTCGCGGTGGTGCGCGGCAATCTGGCCCCGGGCGGCGCGGTGCTCAAGTGCGCCGCTGCCAGTCCGGAGCTACTGGTGCACCAGGGGCCCGCGGTGGTCTTCGAGAACATGCGGGACATGCTGGCGCGGTTCGACGATCCCGACCTCGACGTCACGGCGGACTCCGTGCTGGTGCTGCGCAGCGCGGGTCCGCGCGGCGGCCCGGGAATGCCCGAATGGGGACAGCTGCCGATCCCGAGCAAGCTGCTCCGCCAGGGCGTGACCGACATGGTGCGCATCTCCGACGCCCGGATGAGCGGAACCGCCTACGGCACCTGCGTGTTGCACGTCAGCCCAGAGTCGGCGGCGGGCGGGCCGCTGGCCCTGGTACGCGACGGGGACGTCATCTCCCTCGACGCCCACGCGGGCCTGCTGGAGGTCCTGGTGACCGACGAGGAACTCGCCTCGCGACGCGAGGCCCTCGTGCTTCCGCCTCCCCGGCATTCCCGCGGCTACGCGGCGATGTACGTCGACCGCGTGCTGCAGGCCGATCGGGGTTGTGACTTCGACTTCCTGGTCGGGCGTTCGGAGCATCCCGAGTCCGAACCGGACGCCATCTTCGACGGCTGGGTGGGCGGCTGGTGA
- a CDS encoding aldehyde dehydrogenase, with protein sequence MHVDELYIGGRWRSPSTDGHIEVVSPHTEDAVARVAAAGPADVDAAVTAARAAIDGGPWPHTPPAERIATLRRLASAYGARREEMAQTITASIGAPISFARRAQVALPCSMIEAFCDLAEDHPWRETRAGRYGADVHVRREPVGVVAAIVPWNMPQFLTITKLVPALLAGCAVVLKPAPESPLDAQLLAEILDEVGLPDGVVSVLPGGVTVGEALVGHRGVDKVSFTGSTAAGRAVATACAGDLRRVSLELGGKSAAIVLDDADPATVATGVRAASLSNSGQICNALTRILVPRTRADVFTAALAAEMDALTVGDPTDPATQLGPLVARRQQERVTGYIEQGSADGARLVTGGTGMPDGVDRGWYVRPTLFDRVDNAMAIAREEIFGPVLAVLPYADTEDAVRIANDSDYGLAGSVWTDDDDRGLAVAAAIHTGTFGVNQGYTMDPFAPFGGVKASGYGRELGREGIDGYTDTKSIAVAPRRSA encoded by the coding sequence GTGCACGTCGACGAGCTGTACATCGGTGGACGGTGGCGCTCACCGAGCACCGACGGCCACATCGAGGTCGTCTCCCCGCACACCGAGGACGCCGTCGCCCGCGTCGCGGCCGCCGGGCCCGCCGACGTCGACGCCGCCGTCACCGCCGCCCGCGCGGCCATCGATGGGGGCCCGTGGCCGCACACTCCGCCGGCGGAGCGCATCGCCACCCTCCGGCGGCTCGCGTCCGCCTACGGCGCCCGGCGAGAGGAGATGGCGCAGACCATCACCGCTTCGATCGGTGCCCCCATCTCGTTCGCTCGGCGCGCGCAGGTGGCCCTGCCGTGCTCGATGATCGAGGCCTTCTGCGACCTCGCCGAGGATCACCCGTGGCGGGAGACGCGCGCCGGCCGCTATGGCGCCGACGTGCACGTGCGACGCGAGCCGGTGGGCGTGGTGGCCGCGATCGTGCCGTGGAACATGCCGCAGTTCCTCACGATCACCAAGCTCGTCCCCGCGCTGCTCGCGGGGTGCGCCGTCGTGCTCAAGCCCGCGCCCGAGTCACCGCTGGACGCACAGCTGCTCGCCGAGATCCTCGACGAGGTGGGGCTGCCGGACGGCGTGGTCAGCGTGCTGCCCGGCGGCGTCACGGTCGGCGAGGCACTGGTGGGCCATCGCGGCGTCGACAAGGTGTCGTTCACCGGCTCCACCGCGGCGGGCCGCGCCGTCGCCACGGCGTGCGCGGGCGACCTGCGGCGCGTCAGCCTGGAACTCGGCGGCAAGTCCGCCGCGATCGTGCTCGACGACGCCGACCCCGCGACCGTCGCCACCGGCGTCCGCGCCGCCAGCCTGTCCAACAGCGGCCAGATCTGCAATGCGTTGACGCGCATCCTCGTTCCGCGGACCCGGGCCGACGTGTTTACCGCGGCGCTCGCCGCGGAGATGGACGCACTGACCGTGGGCGATCCCACCGACCCGGCGACGCAGCTGGGGCCCCTGGTCGCTCGACGTCAACAGGAGCGGGTCACCGGGTACATCGAGCAGGGCAGCGCCGACGGCGCACGTCTGGTGACCGGCGGGACGGGCATGCCCGACGGCGTCGACCGCGGCTGGTACGTCCGGCCGACGCTGTTCGACCGGGTCGACAACGCGATGGCCATCGCGCGCGAGGAGATCTTCGGCCCGGTCCTCGCGGTGCTCCCCTACGCCGACACCGAGGATGCCGTCCGCATCGCCAACGACTCCGACTACGGCCTGGCCGGATCGGTGTGGACCGACGACGACGACCGCGGCCTCGCCGTCGCCGCGGCCATCCATACCGGAACCTTCGGCGTCAACCAGGGCTACACCATGGATCCGTTCGCCCCGTTCGGCGGAGTCAAGGCCAGCGGGTACGGCCGCGAACTGGGCCGTGAGGGCATCGACGGCTACACCGACACCAAATCGATCGCCGTGGCACCGAGAAGGAGCGCCTAG
- a CDS encoding aromatic ring-hydroxylating oxygenase subunit alpha, whose amino-acid sequence MARFPKPPEGSWTEHYPELGTAPVSYEDSIDPEFYEVERRAVFRRAWLNVGRVERIPRKGSYFTKELKVVNTSIIVVRTTSGEIKTFHNICRHRGNKLVWNDMPLEETSGVCRQFTCKYHAWRYDLDGNLTFVQQEGEFFDLDKSRYGLVEVHCDVWEGFVFVNFAAEPEQSLRDFLGPMITNLEGYPFERMTSRWHYQSEVKANWKLYMDAFQEFYHAPVLHANQSPTAYSKAAAEAGFEAPHYRIEGPHRLVSTSGVRAWEMADEMRKPIEDICRSGLFGPWDAQDLGAMPAGLNPAKCEPWGLDSFQLFPNFVILFWGQGWYLTYHYWPTSHNTHVFEGTVYFPEPRTPRERIAQELAAVSFKEYGLQDANTLEATQSMIESRVLDDFVLCDQEVLIRHLHSETAAWVADYRRKTVEV is encoded by the coding sequence ATGGCCCGATTCCCGAAACCGCCCGAGGGCAGCTGGACCGAGCACTATCCCGAACTCGGCACGGCACCGGTGTCCTACGAGGACTCGATCGACCCGGAGTTCTACGAGGTCGAGCGCAGAGCCGTGTTCCGGCGGGCATGGCTCAACGTCGGCCGCGTGGAGCGCATCCCGCGCAAGGGCAGCTACTTCACCAAGGAGCTGAAGGTCGTCAACACCTCGATCATCGTCGTGCGCACGACGAGCGGGGAGATCAAGACCTTCCACAACATCTGCCGGCACCGCGGCAACAAGCTGGTGTGGAACGACATGCCGCTGGAGGAGACCAGCGGCGTCTGCCGACAGTTCACCTGCAAGTACCACGCCTGGCGCTACGACCTCGACGGCAACCTGACCTTCGTGCAGCAGGAAGGCGAGTTCTTCGACCTGGACAAGAGCCGCTACGGCCTCGTCGAGGTGCACTGCGACGTCTGGGAGGGCTTCGTATTCGTCAACTTCGCCGCCGAACCCGAGCAGTCCCTGCGCGACTTCCTGGGACCCATGATCACGAATCTCGAGGGCTATCCCTTCGAACGCATGACCTCGCGCTGGCATTACCAGTCCGAGGTCAAGGCCAATTGGAAGCTCTACATGGACGCGTTCCAGGAGTTCTACCACGCACCGGTACTGCATGCGAACCAGTCGCCGACCGCGTACTCGAAGGCCGCCGCCGAGGCAGGGTTCGAAGCGCCGCACTACCGCATCGAGGGGCCACACCGCCTGGTGAGCACCTCCGGAGTGCGGGCCTGGGAGATGGCCGACGAGATGCGCAAGCCCATCGAAGACATCTGCCGCAGTGGACTGTTCGGTCCGTGGGACGCCCAGGACCTCGGCGCGATGCCCGCCGGTCTCAACCCGGCGAAATGCGAGCCGTGGGGGCTCGATTCGTTTCAGCTCTTCCCGAACTTCGTCATCCTGTTCTGGGGCCAGGGGTGGTACCTCACGTATCACTACTGGCCGACGTCGCACAACACGCACGTCTTCGAGGGCACGGTCTACTTCCCGGAGCCGCGCACCCCGCGCGAGCGCATCGCTCAGGAGTTGGCGGCGGTGTCGTTCAAGGAGTACGGCCTGCAGGACGCGAACACCCTCGAGGCGACGCAGAGCATGATCGAGTCGCGGGTGCTCGACGACTTCGTGCTGTGCGACCAGGAAGTGCTCATCCGGCACTTGCACTCCGAGACTGCCGCCTGGGTGGCGGACTACCGTCGCAAGACAGTCGAGGTGTGA